In Leishmania mexicana MHOM/GT/2001/U1103 complete genome, chromosome 24, a genomic segment contains:
- a CDS encoding hypothetical predicted transmembrane protein translates to MPYDTEVQDLLAPALAMGLGPMGGSVYVSPRSSSTDTSALFVCARADVGAMLAPVTVTTVDALFHSITKVSGQLDVNHGCYMANNEDSLPQCVAALTSTAADCGGVAEDAVEPHLRDAASTADRDPTSSSASPGVMPSSAAMLAAYVRDWGQQRLKLERSLRRTREATAAFARVHALVYSAATVPSSKEEARLLRARATARVAEIASAAYDRVMEKYYIFNTWVRPSLGIVLGGSSDGSSSGDGRGPHGAVGPDVAECPVDTYVRLLLQGNESLSAVLLELMSTTLTTADLVRTKVLQPAVRGLECVQVLTALAVMVLEDEPVRTVAAMLATGTLEDTSVWSLDEFAMLAPGYNNDLRKIQIWSLAYAFATVADPAVAHELVGGTDVAACMRRAGLVVPDSITGTVPPSIYWCLYNTSMSEMTQSAVRQRSLATRESAAAAPNGQCLWGLSVWDGLCGGAAFDPARCRDCPPGSVGDGEGHCVCGDASAMYATLTGGCVAKGPAHDTPGVRVIHAGGSNIVPLSGDNAVVALLSVQLPQTAALLDPSAYLRVDVVCNDSGRGGGGTRFVATPSGDRKASCVSVVDYERWQERTGVAHTFDNGTQHFVTYAESLTISVTGTAAFYGETCNLTVAVGSTLHRASRSVTAGTWTFVPGATPLYLTARKSASSSTSSEASSADLLPRCVDALAAFSGPAAPSAVHAGVCRTPDEQLGVFVAPGSYSLFGLSTQQVAGARVRRSAGAAQDAAFTSTVQSLAARTSMEVSLEASGAFAAAVLWSGTLQSRVTPLALNAWRSGWYTNISVDKLQRVRSLRVRFVDMSGTFAFSPVEEVIPLHYEDGEGSGSSDSSSGGSGGSASIADEQYGAGYVAAIVMASVALTALLLLLGALVYLLLITDAWPTKLLL, encoded by the coding sequence ATGCCGTATGACACTGAGGTGCAGGACCTTTTGGCACCTGCCCTCGCTATGGGTCTGGGCCCCATGGGTGGCAGCGTCTATGTGAGCCCGAGGTCATCGAGCACCGACACCTCTGCGTTGTTCGTCTGTGCACGTGCAGACGTGGGGGCCATGCTTGCGCCTGTCACGGTGACGACCGTTGATGCGCTCTTCCACTCGATAACCAAAGTCTCGGGGCAACTGGACGTGAATCATGGCTGCTACATGGCGAACAATGAGGACAGCTTACCTCAGTGTGTGGCGGCACTGACGTCCACTGCGGCAGACTGCGGCGGTGTCGCAGAGGATGCCGTGGAGCCACACTTGCGCGATGCTGCATCGACAGCTGACCGTGACCCtacctcctcgtccgcttcGCCCGGTGTTATGCCGTCCAGTGCCGCGATGCTCGCTGCCTATGTTCGTGATTGGGGACAGCAGCGACTCAAGTTGGAGCGCTCCCTGCGGCGCACCCGCGAGGCGACGGCCGCTTTTGCCCGCGTGCACGCACTTGTATACAGCGCTGCGACAGTGCCATCCAGTAAGGAGGAggcacggctgctgcgcgctcGAGCAACGGCGCGGGTGGCAGAAATAGCCTCCGCCGCGTACGACCGAGTAATGGAGAAGTACTACATCTTCAACACGTGGGTAAGGCCATCACTCGGGATCGTGCtgggaggcagcagcgacggcagcagcagtggtgaCGGAAGGGGGCCACATGGTGCCGTTGGCCCCGACGTTGCGGAGTGCCCTGTCGATACATACgtgcgtctgctgctgcagggcaaTGAGTCCTTAtctgcggtgctgctggaacTGATGAGCACAACACTGACGACAGCAGATTTGGTGCGCACTAAGGTGTTGCAACCAGCCGTGCGGGGCCTGGAgtgtgtgcaggtgctgACAGCGTTGGCTGTGATGGTGCTGGAGGATGAGCCCGTGCGCACGGTTGCGGCAATGCTGGCCACTGGCACCTTGGAAGACACGTCTGTATGGTCCCTTGACGAGTTCGCAATGCTGGCGCCCGGTTACAACAACGACCTACGGAAGATCCAGATCTGGAGCCTCGCCTACGCGTTCGCCACGGTCGCCGAtccggcggtggcgcacgAGCTTGTGGGCGGGACCGATGTTGCCGCATGCATGCGCCGCGCAGGACTCGTCGTGCCGGACAGCATCACTGGCACGGTGCCTCCGTCCATCTACTGGTGTCTCTACAACACGTCGATGAGCGAGATGACGCAGAGTGCTGTGCGTCAGCGCTCCCTTGCCACCCGTgaaagcgctgctgccgctccgaATGGGCAGTGTCTGTGGGGACTAAGCGTCTGGGATGGACtgtgtggcggcgcggcattCGACCCCGCTCGATGCAGAGACTGCCCTCCCGGCTCCGTCGGGGACGGCGAGGGCCACTGCGTGTGCGGTGATGCCAGTGCGATGTATGCGACGCTGACGGGCGGCTGTGTGGCAAAGGGGCCCGCCCATGACACTCCAGGTGTTCGCGTGATACACGCAGGGGGGAGCAACATCGTTCCTCTGTCCGGCGACAACGCAGTTGTcgcgctcctctccgtgcAGCTGCCCCAAACGGCAGCCCTGTTGGACCCCAGCGCATATCTACGCGTGGACGTCGTGTGTAACGACagcggccgtggcggtggcgggacGCGGTTTGTGGCAACGCCGTCAGGTGATCGGAAGGCTTCGTGCGTCTCTGTCGTGGATTATGAGCGGTGGCAGGAGCGCACCGGCGTGGCGCACACCTTTGACAACGGCACTCAGCACTTCGTTACGTACGCTGAGAGCTTGACCATCTCGGTGACGGGCACCGCCGCTTTCTACGGCGAGACGTGCAATCTGACCGTTGCCGTGGGCAGCACGCTGCATCGCGCCTCGCGGTCCGTGACGGCCGGTACGTGGACCTTTGTGCCGggtgcgacgccgctgtATCTGACAGCGCGCAAGTCTGCAAGCAGCTCAACGTCGTCAGAGGCTTCCAGCGCAGATCTTCTCCCGCGGTGTGTGGACGCGCTTGCAGCGTTTTCTGGGCCTGCTGCGCCCAGCGCCGTGCACGCAGGTGTGTGCCGCACGCCTGATGAGCAGCTGGGGGTGTTTGTGGCCCCTGGGAGCTACAGCCTCTTCGGATTATCCACGCAGCAGGTCGCcggtgctcgtgtgcgtcgcagcgctggtgccgctcaggacgccgccttcacctcgACGGTGCAGTCCCTGGCAGCGCGGACCAGTATGGAGGTGAGTCTGGAGGCTAGCGGTGCCTTCGCTGCGGCCGTGTTGTGGTCTGGCACACTGCAGTCTCGCGTGACACCGCTGGCCCTGAACGCCTGGCGCTCCGGCTGGTACACAAACATCAGCGTCGACAAGCTGCAACGTGTCCGCTCGCTGCGGGTGAGATTCGTGGACATGTCGGGAACCTTCGCGTTTTCTcccgtggaggaggtgattCCGCTCCACTacgaagacggcgagggcagtggcagcagtgACAGTTCGAGCGGCGGTAGTGGCGgctccgcctccatcgcgGACGAGCAGTACGGCGCCGGGTACGTGGCCGCCATCGTCATGGCTTCGGTGGCTCTCactgcgctgctgttgcttcTCGGTGCATTGGTCTACTTGCTGCTAATAACAGATGCGTGGCCAACGAAGCTCTTGCTATGA
- a CDS encoding putative mismatch repair protein translates to MGSIHKLTDDVINRIAAGEVVQRPSAALKELLENAIDAGCSRVQVVAAEGGLEVLQVCDDGSGIHKEDLPLLCERYATSKLQTFEDLQRVTSFGFRGEALASISYVSRVTVTTRRRQACDESGDGASGAGSCSSSTAGAAVGWRCQYLNGALLEDPQPCAGNPGTTIRVEKLFYNALVRRRSLRASEEWGRIADVVSRYALAFPAIGFTCYRDRAYSGASGGGGSSTGSLSRLGGGGNGSNSASAPANPCGSAAGGLCFPPRSSTRQNIRLSHGTQLSSHLRLVYAYKVETATMLPCGPEPDPGLELLASEVEAEDGALNAGDELEQLSGSPSASSSAKALSSTLSTASRRSAAQEARVFAQMEQRARRVRATSGPAGEGLFTLVGYTSDPTLAQRKPYLCIFINQRLVESAAIRKAIDAVYSGVLTGGHRPFTVLLLSVPTDRVDVNVHPTKKEVCLLDEELIVSRVAEVCRGAVLEAAAARQMDMLKMRHTAALVLKQQLPSADGVGAADNSATAELSGSSSQHILEKLREQHQRGAPLASPLTSSSLKSTAAAALAGAGVGGVGPNVVVAPCTMVRVEPQRGALDKYFSQRLAAAAAPAAATVLTPTSSPSSSSSSCTPQETLSRDSLANQLCAGAEGPLRDADRRQASANQRAQKGDCTSGQSQTTAAYEALSWEAVMASLHGQHAPATSTTTAAPDEDASDGFPFASPSQKEICSGERSDMATHAAQTSREAVDKGGEGCAGFAVPDVLQITGERTARRGDGGADTATVRAALLDEESADDCDNDEDEDDGMREFKRHRREVHERAQLLQRVAGSAAAAAVMDKTAVEHDASTATILSPSDHVRPPSAAEMEKAQLAVTHLGAVVRAADMLRSEAAAADASRFAYTVVSCEDGNVDEENSQADASTNGAPAAVTASLVDVAEVPAPALLSSVSMIVDRLLADASPTADNLVDQLSFVGTVDSRAFLAQAGTTLLWCDTMGLARHAVFQRIFLRWCQPALPAPPVLVFATPIRLADLLLLALAYDGPHLQPPSATLLAVVDECAKKKQQQQRQAVLVGGGAVQLATSALTTDAVRQMGGATARAWRELLFTADMGNKALSPSDLHTESGAGGVFAGSESMLPQPEGATMRYVRRLVRRLCRWRGLLKEYFYIDITADGLLVGLPYGLNRHWPPRMRAVPVMVWLLAEAVPYPGAAAPSSSTMSGAADQTGPTGAPWQSNEGRGAEEVATCVAKSTSPATSLAPTQTEATPTTTPQPTAMEAEADGVAQEVACFTAVARHISETLYGLPPPPPSTGSTSAEGPSTATADVAAGATDMASVELWREELVQHGLFPCLKNPQLYRLPDQCLRDGTIQSLVSVESLYKVFERC, encoded by the coding sequence ATGGGGAGTATTCACAAGCTCACCGACGACGTGATCAACCGCATCGCAGCcggtgaggtggtgcagcgacCCAGCGCGGCCCTaaaggagctgctggagaacGCGATCGATGCGGGGTGCAGCCGTGTGCAggtcgtggcggcggagggtgggctcgaggtgctgcaggtgtgCGACGACGGGAGTGGGATTCACAAGGAGgacctgccgctgctgtgcgagcGCTATGCGACAAGTAAGTTGCAGACTTTCGAGGACCTGCAGCGGGTCACCTCCTTCGGCTTCCGCGGCGAGGCTCTCGCGTCTATATCGTACGTGTCACGAGTGACAGTGAccacacgccgccgccaagcctgcGACGAGAGCGGCGATGGGGCGTCCGGTGCAGGTTCGTGCTCATCGTCCACTGCTGGAGCAGCGGTCGGGTGGCGCTGCCAGTATCTAAATGGGGCCCTCCTCGAGGACCCACAGCCGTGCGCCGGCAACCCCGGCACCACAATCCGCGTAGAGAAGCTGTTCTACAACGCCctcgtgcggcggcgctcgcttCGTGCCTCGGAAGAGTGGGGGCGCATCGCGGATGTCGTGTCGCGCTACGCTCTCGCCTTCCCCGCGATCGGATTCACCTGTTACCGCGACAGGGCTTACAGCGGTGCctctggcggcggcggatcTTCGACGGGCTCCCTGAGCCGGCTGGGAGGCGGCGGTAACGGCAGCAACTCAGCCAGTGCCCCCGCCAACCCGTGCGGttccgctgctggcggcctCTGCTTCCCACCTCGGTCCAGCACACGGCAGAACATACGACTCTCTCACGGTACCCAGCTCTCCTCACACCTGCGCCTCGTGTACGCGTACAAAGTGGAGACGGCGACAATGCTGCCATGCGGTCCAGAACCCGATCCAGGCCTCGAACTCCTCGCGtccgaggtggaggcggaggacggCGCGCTCAACGCAGGTGacgagctggagcagctgtcGGGGTCGCCATCTGCGTCCTCGTCCGCCAAAGCGTTGTCGTCAACGTTGTCTACGGCGTCCAGGCGAAGCGCTGCCCAGGAGGCGCGTGTGTTTGCACAGATGGAACAGCGGGCGCGGCGGGTGCGGGCGACCAGCGGCCCAGCCGGCGAGGGCCTCTTCACTCTCGTTGGCTACACAAGTGACCCTACGCTGGCCCAGCGAAAGCCGTACTTGTGCATCTTCATTAACCAGCGTCTTGTCGAGAGCGCCGCGATACGCAAGGCGATTGACGCCGTCTACAGCGGTGTCCTCACCGGTGGCCACCGCCCCTTCACGGtgcttctcctctccgtcccTACGGACCGGGTGGACGTGAACGTGCACCCGACCAAGAAGGAGGTGTGTCTCTTGGACGAGGAGCTGATCGTGTCACGGGTGGCGGAGGTGTGCCGCGGGGCTGTGctcgaagcagcagcggctcggcAGATGGACATGCTGAAGATGCGCCACACCGCTGCCTTAGTACTGAAGCAGCAGTTGCCGAGCGCCGACggtgtcggtgctgcggacaacagcgcgacagcggagCTGAGTGGGAGCAGTAGCCAGCACATACTGGAGAAGCTGCGGGAGCAGCATCAGCGTGGAGCCCCGCTCGCCTCACCTCTCACGTCGTCATCCCTCAAatccacggcagccgcggcgctggcgggaGCAGGGGTTGGCGGCGTAGGACCGAAcgtcgtggtggcgccgtGCACGATGGTCCGCGTTGAGCCACAGAGGGGGGCGCTAGACAAGTACTTCTCCCAGCGActcgccgcagctgcggcgccggcggcggccaccgtgTTAACACCTAcctcctctccgtcctcctcgtcatcgtcgtgcACCCCGCAAGAGACACTGTCTCGGGACTCGCTGGCCAACCAGCTCTGCGCAGGGGCGGAGGGGCCGCTGAGGGATGCGGATAGGCGGCAGGCGTCAGCGAACCAGCGGGCACAGAAAGGAGATTGTACCAGCGGCCAGTCTCAGACAACTGCCGCTTACGAAGCACTGTCGTGGGAGGCGGTTATGGCCTCCCTGCACGGGCAACACGCGcccgccaccagcaccaccaccgccgcccctgACGAAGATGCCAGCGACGGCTTCCCTTTCGCGTCTCCGTCGCAGAAAGAGATCTGCAGCGGCGAGAGGAGCGACATGGCAACGCACGCAGCCCAGACCTCCCGGGAGGCAGTAGACAAAGGCGGCGAGGGCTGTGCCGGCTTTGCTGTTCCAGATGTGTTGCAGATCACGGGGGAGCGCACAGCCAGAAGAGGTGACGGTGGGGCGGACACTGCGACGGTACGCGCCGCGCTACTGGATGAGGAGAGCGCAGACGACTGTGAcaacgacgaagacgaggatGACGGCATGCGCGAATTCAAACGTCATAGGCGCGAGGTGCACGAGcgagcgcagctgctgcaacgGGTCGCCGGtagtgctgccgctgctgcggtgatgGACAAGACTGCGGTGGAGCACGacgcgagcaccgcgacgatTCTCTCTCCGAGTGATCACGTGCGgccgccgtcagcagcagagaTGGAGAAAGCGCAGCTGGCCGTGACGCACCTGGGTGCAGTCGTTCGGGCTGCGGACATGCTACGAAgcgaagctgccgccgcagacgccTCGCGCTTTGCGTACACGGTCGTTTCTTGCGAAGACGGCAACGTAGACGAGGAGAACAGCCAGGCAGACGCCTCCACAAACGGTGCCCCAGCTGCTGTGACGGCGTCGCTGGTGGACGTCGCGGAGgtgcctgcgcctgcgctgctgtcgagTGTGTCCATGATCGTGGACCGCCTTCTCGCTGACGCCAGCCCGACGGCGGACAACCTCGTCGATCAGCTCTCCTTCGTTGGGACTGTGGACTCCCGTGCCTTTCTGGCGCAGGCGGGGACCACGCTGTTATGGTGCGACACCATGGGACTGGCGCGACACGCCGTCTTCCAGCGTATCTTTCTTCGATGGTGTCAGCCTGCGctgcctgcgccaccggTCCTTGTCTTCGCCACACCGATTCGGCTGGCAGATCTACTGCTGCTCGCGTTGGCTTACGATGGGCCGCACTTGCAGCCACCTTCAGCAACTCTATTGGCGGTTGTAGATGAGTGTGCgaagaagaagcagcagcagcagcggcaggcggtcttggttggcggtggcgcggttCAGCTAGCCACGAGTGCTCTGACGACGGATGCGGTTCGGCAGATGGGCGGTGCgactgcgcgcgcgtggcgaGAGCTACTGTTTACTGCTGACATGGGGAATAAAGCCCTGAGCCCCAGTGACCTGCACACCGaaagcggcgctggcggagtCTTTGCTGGCTCGGAGTCAATGCTACCACAGCCCGAAGGTGCCACGATGCGCTACGTGCGGCGCCTGGTGCGCCGTCTGTGTCGCTGGCGGGGGTTGCTGAAGGAGTACTTCTACATTGACATCACCGCCGACGGGCTGCTCGTTGGGCTGCCCTACGGACTGAACCGGCACTGGCCGCCGAGGATGCGGGCTGTGCCTGTGATGGTGTGGCTtttggcggaggcggtgccgtaccccggcgcggcagctccgTCTTCCTCTACAATGAGCGGTGCAGCTGATCAGACGGGCCCAACAGGTGCCCCGTGGCAGAGCAACGAAGGCCGAGGTGCAGAGGAGGTTGCCACGTGCGTTGCTAAGTCTACATCACCGGCCACCTCCCTGGCGCCGACGCAAACAGAGGCGacgcccaccacgacgccgcagccgaccGCCatggaggcagaggcggacgGGGTTGCGCAGGAGGTAGCGTGTTTCACAGCGGTGGCACGGCACATCTCAGAGACGCTGTACGGGcttccaccacctcctcctaGCACAGGGTCTACCTCTGCAGAAGGCCCTAGTACTGCCACTGCTGACGTGGCCGCAGGGGCGACCGACATGGCGTCTGTAGAGCTTTGGCGAGAGGAGCTTGTACAACACGGGCTCTTCCCGTGCTTGAAGAACCCCCAGCTCTATCGTCTACCGGACCAGTGCTTGCGGGATGGCACGATCCAGTCGTTGGTCTCAGTGGAGTCTCTCTACAAGGTGTTTGAGCGCTGCTGA